One stretch of candidate division KSB1 bacterium DNA includes these proteins:
- a CDS encoding DUF4097 domain-containing protein, translated as MKPHPQRFVVAALLLCLALTVIPRASMGQKLSKQGRRWVAEIETTFAVQPGGQLRMHDISGDVGVRTWDKPEVYILERRRMDVFTKEEAEEALKRAKVGYRHVGNTVEVDGSEFLRRWMESSFEVHVPVRFDVEVRTSGGDLALSDLKGTIKLRTAGGDIAVRQTVGDAELSTSGGDITIDGNDGVLSASTAGGDIRALRITQRAKLTTSGGNIELGEIGGTVEASTAGGDIVVRDCKGSARVKTSGGDITLVNVGGEADATTSGGDIEVRGSTGAVKASTSGGDVVLFDIGGPISAKTAGGDIRSQGVKGGVQASTSGGDINLRGVQGFIEASTAGGDIYGEMTLADFSQDHHVRMKTSGGEVTLVIPERLPASVHAVLKITDRATDKYEILSDFALTIKEEQGTEWGRRIAKAIIATGELNGGGDPIEIETTNGNIRLKKLRKP; from the coding sequence ATGAAACCACATCCGCAGCGCTTTGTCGTGGCTGCCCTTCTGCTCTGCCTGGCCTTGACGGTCATACCCCGTGCTTCCATGGGCCAGAAGCTGAGTAAGCAAGGGCGACGTTGGGTGGCCGAAATCGAGACTACGTTTGCTGTCCAGCCTGGCGGGCAGCTGAGAATGCACGACATCAGCGGTGACGTCGGCGTCCGCACCTGGGACAAGCCGGAGGTCTACATCCTTGAGCGCCGGCGGATGGACGTCTTCACCAAGGAAGAAGCTGAGGAGGCCCTCAAGCGCGCCAAAGTCGGCTACCGCCACGTGGGAAACACCGTCGAGGTGGACGGCAGCGAGTTCCTGCGCCGCTGGATGGAGAGCAGCTTCGAGGTGCACGTGCCGGTGCGCTTTGACGTCGAGGTCAGAACCAGCGGAGGAGACCTGGCGCTGAGCGACCTCAAGGGGACCATCAAGCTCAGAACTGCCGGCGGTGACATTGCGGTGCGGCAGACCGTCGGCGATGCCGAGCTCAGCACCTCCGGGGGCGACATCACCATTGATGGCAACGACGGCGTACTGAGCGCCTCCACGGCAGGGGGAGATATTCGCGCCCTGCGCATCACGCAACGGGCAAAGCTCACCACCTCAGGCGGCAACATCGAGCTGGGCGAGATCGGCGGCACGGTGGAGGCCTCCACGGCCGGGGGCGACATCGTCGTGCGCGACTGCAAGGGGAGTGCGCGCGTCAAGACCTCCGGTGGGGACATCACCCTGGTCAACGTGGGCGGCGAAGCGGATGCTACCACTTCGGGCGGCGATATTGAAGTTCGTGGCTCCACAGGAGCGGTCAAGGCCTCTACCTCGGGCGGCGATGTGGTCCTCTTCGACATCGGCGGGCCGATCAGCGCCAAGACCGCTGGCGGCGACATCCGCTCTCAAGGGGTCAAAGGCGGAGTCCAGGCGAGCACCTCTGGCGGGGACATCAACCTGCGGGGAGTGCAGGGCTTCATCGAGGCCTCCACCGCAGGCGGCGACATCTACGGCGAAATGACGCTGGCCGACTTTTCCCAGGATCACCATGTGCGCATGAAGACCTCCGGGGGAGAGGTGACGCTGGTCATCCCTGAACGCTTGCCTGCATCTGTGCATGCCGTGCTGAAGATCACCGATCGGGCCACGGACAAATACGAGATTCTCTCCGATTTTGCGCTGACCATCAAAGAGGAACAGGGTACCGAGTGGGGTCGACGGATCGCGAAGGCGATCATCGCCACCGGTGAGCTCAACGGCGGGGGAGACCCCATCGAGATCGAGACTACCAACGGCAACATTCGCCTCAAGAAGCTGCGCAAGCCTTAG
- a CDS encoding FG-GAP-like repeat-containing protein has product MDSKSRLLKAGAILLCAWVAGAGAQQIRFTDITAAKAVKGYLVNGVSVYGHGVAMADINGDGLPEIYVSQADEGSSSYPEVLYISKSGSAYTEEASRRGLYDSYGIGSHGIVFFDLDNDDDWDVYNGNTTARNRLYRNRGNAYFDDITVSAGLKDWPYSTRGVVAFDANKDGYLDLYCVGAGLPDNQAEPNEFYTNQKNGTFQLVDWGLKNVTQDGFGQQGVTAADVDNDGDIDVYICRRDDTHGGRWGAACNLLFINNGDNTFTEQAGERGVRGSFWNDGATFVDYDNDGDLDLFVIGQNRYLGKVFVYRNRGDGYFDDVTNTLNIAGRGYSVLAFDADNDGDLDLYIPQHYGSESSPNRCLFYRNDGGSFVSLSNTGAELYAYDPRGGAVCDVDGDGDLDIYFADANKGANANYSNRLLRNDTQTTNRWLKVYGRGPKGDKGGIGTKVWVFDKGYCDDMGHLVGYRQMISAYGYLCQDDYVLHFGLAQRDTVDVKIVMLDSTTLRARSIPANTKLYFTKPAQLQLVDGNGQQGPGNILLPAPFRVKVTDQYGKKVAGAEVTFTVLTGNGRFLEWQPVSTDREGIASAHFVMGSVGLTQTVRATCAAVPGAAVEFTATITPHRVAGKVRYPDGSIPPTATFAAFKTNYPSEVLTQSSAGCGYSGGTYWIQCENFPHTWAPGETLLVEVRDGGAGYGRGSMVFSTAAVDSLNLVISVFTQQITVATTPPGLEVVVDGQPYVAPQMFTWIRGSSHTLSAPSPQQAGVGTRHVFNAWSDGGAQAHAITVPASNQTLTAQFVTEHELTIVSSYGAPFGAGWYAAGSSATFGVTTPDTSAPGTRRLLLGWTGSGAGSYTGPNAVATVVMNNPIQEQANWRTQYYLAVASPHGSPAGQGWYDAGSMARFGVTTPEVHGATRHVFTGWSGDYSGANAADSLRMDAPKSVVASWATEHYLSVTSPYGTPSGQGWYPQGSTAQFGVAPGVVIVNGGVRRAFVRWTGTGAGSYTGTDTLASVAVNNPITETALWKTQYRLTTAVSPAGGGSMVPEPPGLWCDSMAVVTVSATPNGGGGYTFASWSGALSGSANPTSLTMNAPKSVTANFTPPGHVRITTDPTGLTVVVDGVSYAAPADFAWAVGSTHTIAVQSPQAGAPGVRYLFSSWSDGGAQSHNVVVAGEALYTARFATEYYLSLARSPEAGGTLVPAPPGGWYAQGTTVVLAATPNQGYVWGGWSGDLVGLTNPATVVVNRPLNITANFAVLRQILLSTVPEGREIVVDGASYVAPQSFSWPTGSRHTIAAPSPQSVASGTRYVFQSWSDGGEQSHEVVVNDVSAYVATFLLQHYLTTRSNPPEGGSVTPAPPGEWFGAGSQVSVAASPNQGGGYAFWGWTDDLQGAQNPAIVFMDGPMAVTANFGVGQYAPPLLVCSYPATGAVGVPRNASVYLALQGRTGGIDASSLDVEVDGLAVLRAGVDQTNGRVSALMVGDRYTVDYRPRVPYARNAPVTVHVRCSDLGYHLGRLDTTLSFLACEDTAFVMVRKTVTQLGGEVVSEQTGTELHIPSGALAAPVPIEVGFIWHPPALPESLKVIDLYHYLGPEGLEFTDSITVAIEFSAYQLSEAGVARAIDIPCYRYSSRQGVWSRMPVVAASEYKLYVRTKQLCYLTLAARKKSAVQVADTAIPQRLELLQNYPNPFNPETVLEYLLPAAGWVRLAIYNVRGQLIAELCDQMQTAGRHKVVWDGRDGRGEPLGSGVYVAALSHAGQVQKVKLLLAK; this is encoded by the coding sequence ATGGACTCCAAGAGCCGTTTGCTGAAGGCGGGGGCAATTCTGCTCTGTGCCTGGGTAGCTGGGGCCGGCGCGCAGCAGATCCGCTTTACCGACATTACCGCGGCCAAAGCGGTCAAGGGCTACCTGGTCAATGGCGTGTCCGTGTACGGGCACGGGGTGGCCATGGCCGACATTAACGGCGATGGTCTGCCGGAGATCTATGTCTCCCAGGCGGACGAGGGTAGCTCCTCTTACCCGGAGGTGCTGTACATCAGCAAATCCGGGTCGGCCTACACGGAGGAAGCCTCGCGACGTGGGCTCTATGACTCCTACGGCATCGGCAGCCATGGAATCGTCTTCTTCGATTTGGACAACGATGACGATTGGGACGTGTACAACGGCAACACGACCGCCCGGAATCGGCTCTACCGCAACAGGGGCAACGCCTACTTCGACGACATCACCGTTTCGGCAGGTTTGAAGGACTGGCCCTATAGCACGCGGGGCGTGGTGGCTTTTGACGCCAACAAGGACGGCTACCTTGATTTGTATTGCGTGGGGGCCGGACTGCCGGATAACCAGGCCGAACCCAATGAATTCTACACTAATCAGAAGAATGGCACCTTCCAACTGGTGGACTGGGGCCTCAAGAATGTGACCCAGGATGGCTTCGGCCAGCAAGGGGTGACGGCAGCCGACGTGGACAATGACGGCGACATCGATGTCTACATCTGCAGGCGCGATGATACTCACGGTGGTCGCTGGGGCGCGGCGTGCAACCTCCTCTTCATCAACAATGGCGATAACACTTTCACCGAGCAAGCCGGGGAGCGGGGGGTGCGTGGCTCCTTCTGGAACGACGGCGCCACCTTCGTCGACTATGACAACGATGGCGATCTGGACCTCTTTGTCATAGGCCAGAACCGGTACTTAGGTAAGGTGTTCGTGTACCGCAATCGCGGCGACGGCTATTTTGATGACGTCACCAACACGCTGAACATCGCTGGGAGGGGCTACAGCGTCTTGGCCTTCGACGCCGACAATGACGGCGACCTTGACCTTTACATCCCGCAGCACTATGGCAGCGAGAGTTCACCGAATCGCTGTCTCTTCTACCGCAATGACGGCGGTAGTTTCGTCTCCCTATCAAACACCGGTGCCGAGCTTTACGCCTACGACCCCCGTGGCGGGGCGGTCTGTGACGTGGATGGCGACGGCGACCTTGACATCTACTTTGCTGACGCCAACAAGGGTGCCAACGCGAACTACTCCAATCGTCTGCTGCGCAACGACACCCAGACCACCAACCGCTGGCTCAAGGTGTATGGCCGCGGCCCGAAGGGGGACAAGGGGGGCATCGGCACGAAAGTGTGGGTGTTTGACAAGGGCTATTGCGACGACATGGGCCACCTGGTCGGCTATCGACAGATGATCAGCGCCTACGGCTACCTCTGCCAGGACGACTACGTTCTGCACTTTGGCCTGGCGCAACGCGACACGGTCGATGTCAAAATTGTGATGCTGGATAGCACAACGCTGCGGGCGCGCAGTATTCCCGCAAACACTAAGTTGTACTTCACCAAGCCGGCGCAGCTCCAGTTGGTAGATGGTAATGGCCAGCAAGGGCCAGGGAACATCCTGCTGCCTGCGCCTTTCCGAGTTAAGGTCACTGACCAATATGGCAAGAAGGTGGCTGGGGCAGAGGTTACCTTCACGGTGCTCACCGGCAACGGACGTTTTCTCGAGTGGCAGCCCGTTTCCACTGACCGCGAGGGTATTGCCTCGGCTCACTTCGTCATGGGGAGCGTGGGCCTGACGCAAACGGTGCGCGCCACCTGTGCTGCGGTGCCAGGGGCTGCCGTCGAGTTTACCGCGACGATCACGCCGCACAGGGTTGCAGGCAAAGTGCGCTACCCGGACGGCAGCATTCCGCCGACCGCCACGTTCGCTGCGTTCAAGACGAACTACCCCAGTGAGGTGCTCACCCAGAGTTCGGCCGGCTGCGGCTATAGCGGAGGGACCTATTGGATTCAGTGCGAGAACTTTCCGCATACGTGGGCGCCTGGTGAGACCCTTCTCGTGGAGGTGCGAGATGGTGGCGCCGGCTATGGGAGAGGCTCGATGGTTTTCTCCACAGCGGCGGTGGACTCGTTGAATCTGGTCATTTCGGTTTTCACCCAGCAGATTACGGTGGCCACTACGCCGCCAGGGCTGGAAGTGGTGGTGGACGGCCAGCCGTACGTTGCGCCGCAGATGTTTACCTGGATTCGCGGCTCCTCTCACACGCTGTCGGCCCCGTCTCCGCAGCAAGCGGGAGTTGGTACACGGCATGTATTCAACGCCTGGAGCGACGGAGGGGCGCAGGCTCATGCGATAACTGTGCCCGCTTCGAACCAGACGCTGACTGCCCAGTTTGTGACGGAGCATGAGCTGACCATCGTGTCCTCCTACGGTGCTCCGTTTGGCGCCGGATGGTATGCTGCCGGGAGTTCAGCTACATTCGGCGTGACTACGCCAGACACCAGCGCTCCGGGCACCAGGCGCCTCTTGCTTGGTTGGACGGGGAGTGGCGCCGGTTCCTACACTGGGCCGAACGCGGTCGCCACCGTGGTCATGAACAACCCCATTCAGGAACAGGCAAACTGGCGTACTCAGTACTACCTGGCGGTTGCCTCACCTCATGGTTCGCCCGCAGGGCAGGGGTGGTACGATGCAGGCTCGATGGCGCGTTTTGGCGTCACCACGCCTGAGGTGCATGGCGCCACTCGCCATGTGTTCACCGGCTGGTCAGGAGACTACAGTGGCGCCAATGCTGCCGACTCCTTGCGCATGGACGCGCCAAAGAGCGTGGTCGCTTCCTGGGCCACGGAGCACTATCTGAGTGTGACCTCGCCTTATGGCACGCCTTCCGGCCAGGGCTGGTATCCCCAGGGCAGCACGGCGCAGTTCGGAGTAGCGCCGGGTGTGGTTATCGTTAACGGCGGCGTGCGCCGGGCATTTGTGCGGTGGACGGGCACCGGGGCAGGCTCTTACACCGGCACGGACACGCTGGCGAGTGTGGCGGTGAACAATCCCATCACCGAGACCGCCCTGTGGAAGACCCAATACCGCCTGACCACTGCGGTCAGTCCGGCTGGCGGCGGGAGCATGGTGCCTGAGCCACCGGGCCTCTGGTGCGACAGCATGGCGGTGGTCACGGTGAGTGCCACACCCAACGGCGGCGGCGGTTACACCTTTGCGAGCTGGTCGGGTGCGCTCTCTGGCAGTGCCAATCCGACTTCGCTGACCATGAACGCTCCCAAGAGCGTCACCGCAAACTTTACACCTCCTGGTCACGTGCGGATAACCACCGACCCAACCGGGCTGACCGTCGTGGTAGATGGCGTCTCTTACGCCGCGCCCGCGGATTTTGCGTGGGCGGTCGGTTCAACCCATACGATTGCGGTGCAGTCACCGCAGGCAGGAGCCCCTGGTGTACGCTACCTGTTCTCCAGTTGGAGTGATGGTGGTGCGCAGAGCCATAACGTGGTCGTGGCGGGAGAAGCGCTCTACACTGCCCGCTTTGCCACGGAGTACTACCTGAGCCTGGCCAGATCGCCGGAGGCCGGCGGGACGCTGGTGCCTGCGCCACCAGGCGGGTGGTATGCGCAAGGTACCACCGTGGTGCTTGCCGCGACGCCAAACCAGGGGTACGTCTGGGGCGGCTGGTCGGGTGACCTCGTGGGCCTCACGAATCCAGCCACCGTGGTGGTGAACCGCCCACTGAATATCACCGCGAACTTTGCCGTGCTGAGGCAGATTCTCCTCAGCACCGTGCCGGAAGGTCGAGAGATTGTGGTCGACGGTGCCTCGTACGTTGCGCCGCAGAGCTTCTCCTGGCCGACCGGAAGCCGGCACACAATCGCCGCGCCCTCGCCGCAGAGCGTAGCCTCCGGCACGCGGTACGTTTTCCAATCGTGGAGCGACGGGGGCGAACAGAGTCATGAGGTAGTGGTCAACGATGTCTCTGCCTATGTGGCCACTTTCCTGCTGCAGCACTACTTGACTACGCGGAGCAATCCGCCTGAGGGTGGCAGCGTTACCCCGGCACCTCCGGGAGAGTGGTTTGGCGCTGGGAGCCAAGTTTCCGTCGCCGCTTCGCCGAACCAGGGAGGAGGCTATGCGTTCTGGGGATGGACGGATGACTTGCAAGGCGCACAAAACCCGGCGATAGTCTTCATGGATGGGCCGATGGCGGTGACCGCCAACTTCGGTGTCGGCCAGTACGCACCACCCCTTCTGGTGTGCTCCTACCCCGCGACGGGGGCCGTCGGCGTGCCGAGAAACGCCTCCGTGTACTTGGCCCTCCAAGGGCGGACCGGTGGCATTGATGCGAGCTCCTTGGACGTAGAGGTGGATGGCCTTGCGGTGCTGCGCGCTGGGGTTGACCAGACCAATGGCAGGGTTTCGGCCCTCATGGTCGGGGACAGATACACGGTGGACTACCGCCCGCGTGTCCCGTACGCCAGAAATGCGCCGGTCACCGTCCACGTCAGGTGCTCCGACCTCGGGTATCACCTGGGTCGGCTGGACACCACCCTCAGCTTTTTGGCATGCGAGGATACTGCCTTTGTGATGGTCAGAAAGACGGTCACTCAGCTTGGCGGCGAGGTCGTCTCGGAACAGACCGGAACTGAATTGCATATCCCGTCCGGTGCCTTGGCCGCGCCGGTGCCCATCGAGGTGGGCTTCATCTGGCATCCGCCGGCATTGCCGGAGAGCCTCAAGGTGATCGACCTGTACCACTACCTCGGCCCGGAAGGTCTGGAGTTTACCGATTCGATCACCGTGGCCATCGAGTTCTCCGCCTACCAGCTCAGTGAGGCGGGCGTAGCAAGGGCCATCGACATCCCCTGCTACCGCTACTCCAGCCGACAGGGGGTGTGGTCACGGATGCCCGTGGTGGCGGCAAGCGAGTACAAGCTGTATGTCAGAACAAAACAGCTGTGTTATCTCACCCTCGCGGCACGCAAGAAGAGTGCCGTGCAGGTAGCCGACACCGCCATCCCGCAGCGGCTTGAGCTTCTGCAGAACTATCCGAACCCGTTCAATCCGGAGACGGTGTTGGAGTACCTGCTGCCCGCGGCTGGCTGGGTGAGGCTGGCGATTTACAACGTGAGGGGCCAGCTCATTGCCGAGCTCTGCGACCAGATGCAGACGGCCGGTCGCCACAAGGTGGTGTGGGACGGCCGAGACGGTCGTGGAGAGCCGCTGGGAAGCGGCGTTTACGTCGCCGCGCTCTCGCACGCTGGACAAGTGCAGAAGGTCAAGCTTCTGCTGGCCAAGTAG
- a CDS encoding HEAT repeat domain-containing protein produces the protein MRVAAAVCLLLAGVFVGRYLLPSQPRSLAEAPLLERSELDVRGFSYDPESGQVEVQLGDRVLRGAPSDPRIRALLVHTLTEAGNPGLRLRTVKALASPPLGDEEVEAALIVALEKDPNTGVRLQAIRVLRDFPLSRPIKQALIRVLLTDRNPSLRKEAIDALSRRAFDPDIAPTLSGLAKSDTSAYVRRKAGKALERRETSPTSR, from the coding sequence ATGAGAGTGGCAGCTGCCGTTTGCCTCCTGCTGGCAGGCGTATTCGTAGGGCGCTATCTCCTCCCCTCGCAACCGCGCTCCTTGGCCGAGGCGCCCCTGTTGGAGCGAAGTGAGTTAGATGTTCGCGGCTTCTCGTACGATCCCGAATCTGGGCAGGTTGAGGTACAGCTCGGCGACCGGGTGCTGCGGGGAGCCCCTTCTGATCCGCGCATTCGGGCACTCCTGGTGCACACGCTCACGGAGGCGGGGAACCCTGGCCTGCGGCTGCGCACAGTGAAAGCACTCGCCTCGCCCCCTCTTGGCGACGAAGAGGTGGAGGCCGCCTTGATTGTTGCTCTGGAAAAGGACCCAAACACCGGAGTGCGGCTCCAGGCGATCAGGGTGCTCAGAGACTTTCCTTTGAGCAGGCCCATCAAACAGGCGCTTATCCGGGTACTGCTCACCGACCGCAATCCCAGCCTTCGTAAGGAGGCGATTGACGCGTTGAGCAGGCGTGCCTTTGACCCCGACATTGCCCCAACCCTGAGCGGGTTGGCAAAGAGCGATACGAGCGCCTACGTGCGCCGCAAGGCCGGCAAGGCCTTGGAGCGACGGGAGACGTCGCCCACCAGTCGTTAG
- a CDS encoding RNA polymerase sigma factor — translation MDSEESALIRKAQQGERQAFDQIVRRYDQRVLRLAYDICGNLEDAKDIYQEVFLRVFRQIAGFRFQSEFTTWLYRVTLNCAISYRRRRRPPAPSLETWEGAKSLVHRGSDPQQEAEGVDFRMQLEHALGSLSPKERSVFVLRHYHGHKLTEIAEILDTKIGTVKNYLFRATQKIRQQLVSYPRD, via the coding sequence ATGGACAGCGAAGAGAGCGCACTCATCCGCAAGGCGCAACAGGGCGAGCGCCAGGCGTTCGACCAGATAGTGCGACGCTATGACCAGCGCGTGCTGCGACTGGCGTACGACATATGCGGAAACTTGGAGGACGCCAAAGACATCTACCAGGAGGTCTTCTTGCGGGTGTTCCGCCAGATCGCCGGCTTTCGCTTTCAGAGTGAGTTCACCACCTGGCTCTACCGGGTTACCCTCAACTGCGCCATTAGCTACCGCAGGCGCCGACGGCCGCCCGCTCCTTCGCTTGAGACCTGGGAAGGGGCCAAGTCCCTGGTGCACCGGGGATCGGACCCCCAGCAAGAGGCAGAGGGGGTGGACTTCAGGATGCAACTGGAACATGCCCTCGGCTCTCTTTCACCCAAAGAAAGGTCGGTGTTTGTGCTTCGCCACTATCACGGTCACAAACTGACGGAAATTGCCGAGATTCTGGACACGAAAATAGGGACGGTGAAGAACTACCTGTTTCGTGCGACGCAGAAGATCCGGCAACAGCTGGTCAGTTACCCTCGCGACTGA
- a CDS encoding DegT/DnrJ/EryC1/StrS family aminotransferase, giving the protein MARLALHGGTPVREKPFPKWPVWGDEEIANLTEVVKSGKWGSLAGTKVKEFEQKFAAYQQARFGTCVNSGTTALRLALMAVGVESGQEVLVPNYTFIASATAVLEAGAVPVFVDVEPDTYNMDPEVLAEHLTPRTAALMPVHFAGRPADMDRIMAFARTHGLKVVEDACQAWGTEWDGHRVGAIGDAGALSFQSSKNINAGEGGMITTNDPEVDKMARAHSNCGRSADGQWYEHFYYGGNSRMTEFQAAVLLAQLGRFDQLQAIRHENASYLDEQLSKIPGVEPLANPPKATRQSHHLYIFRYRKEEFGGAPKGRFIEALRKEGIPCSPGYSLPLNAQPVFLRKSFGPRGKSIPLPVDYSKVKTPVTDRACYEEAVWFTQNMLLGTQQDMDDIVEAIAKIKANAQEL; this is encoded by the coding sequence ATGGCAAGACTTGCGTTGCACGGTGGGACCCCGGTGCGGGAAAAGCCTTTTCCGAAATGGCCAGTTTGGGGGGACGAAGAGATTGCCAACCTCACGGAGGTCGTCAAGAGTGGCAAGTGGGGCTCGCTGGCTGGTACCAAGGTCAAGGAGTTTGAGCAGAAGTTTGCCGCCTACCAGCAGGCGCGTTTCGGCACCTGCGTGAACAGCGGCACCACAGCGCTGCGTCTGGCCTTGATGGCGGTGGGCGTGGAAAGTGGGCAGGAGGTCCTGGTGCCCAACTACACTTTCATCGCCTCGGCTACTGCAGTGCTGGAGGCGGGGGCTGTGCCGGTGTTCGTCGACGTGGAGCCCGACACGTACAACATGGACCCGGAGGTGCTTGCCGAACACCTCACGCCTCGCACGGCGGCCCTCATGCCTGTGCACTTTGCCGGTCGACCGGCAGACATGGACCGCATCATGGCTTTTGCGCGCACGCATGGCCTGAAGGTGGTGGAAGACGCCTGTCAGGCGTGGGGCACGGAGTGGGACGGCCACCGCGTTGGTGCCATCGGTGATGCCGGGGCCCTTAGCTTCCAATCGTCAAAGAACATCAATGCCGGTGAAGGGGGGATGATTACCACCAACGACCCCGAGGTGGACAAGATGGCCCGCGCCCACTCCAACTGCGGGCGCAGCGCCGACGGCCAGTGGTACGAACATTTCTACTACGGTGGCAACTCGCGGATGACGGAATTCCAGGCCGCCGTCCTCTTGGCGCAGTTGGGGCGCTTCGACCAGCTGCAGGCAATTCGCCACGAGAACGCTTCCTACCTTGACGAGCAGCTGAGCAAGATTCCCGGCGTGGAGCCGTTGGCCAACCCGCCCAAGGCAACGCGCCAGTCCCATCATCTCTACATCTTCCGCTACCGCAAGGAGGAGTTCGGCGGAGCGCCCAAGGGGCGGTTCATCGAGGCACTGCGCAAGGAAGGGATCCCCTGCAGCCCTGGCTATTCGCTGCCGCTCAATGCCCAACCAGTCTTCCTGAGGAAATCATTCGGCCCGCGCGGCAAGAGCATCCCCCTGCCCGTCGACTACAGCAAGGTGAAAACACCGGTCACCGATCGCGCCTGCTATGAAGAAGCCGTGTGGTTCACGCAGAACATGTTGTTGGGCACGCAGCAGGACATGGACGATATCGTCGAGGCCATCGCGAAGATCAAGGCTAACGCCCAGGAACTCTGA